TCAATATTTTTTTCTTTTAATATTTCTAATAATCTTTTTCCATAAATTACTCCACTTGCACCAGTAAGTGCTACTATTAATTTCATATATTTTCTCCTTATTTTCTCTCAAATTACATACTAAAATTTTTTCACTTACTTTTAAACTTAAATATTTTTCAGGATTTTGTTACATTTGATGGATTTAAAAATTCTTATTTATGTCGATCATCATATGGTTTCATTTGAATTTCATGTATTGGATTTTCTACAAAATTTCATAATTTCTATATAGGAATGCATATTTATTAAAGAAGTGTTAATGTATATCTTAATTAAAGTAAAACTTCTTTTAATACTCTAACTATACTTCTCATTCATAAATATCGTAGATTATTTATCATAGTTTAGGTAACCTTTCTATTCCCTTTACTTTATCAAAATCTTCATCAAATGAATAAATTTCCTTTAAGTTATTTAAGTGCATAAAATCAATAGCTAGAGCATCATTTGGATCAAGCTTTAAATCAGCTCCTAATTCAGTTGCAGCGAAATATGCTTTTTCACTTACACCATATATTTTTACATTTTTAAGCATAAATAATCCTAGTATAATATTAGTTAATTGTTCTGGAGAAATACTATGTTTAAGAATATTCACAATTTCAGATAAATGTACAACTGTAGTTACTACCTCCTCTTTTCCCTGTGATATA
This DNA window, taken from Nitrososphaerota archaeon, encodes the following:
- a CDS encoding type II toxin-antitoxin system VapC family toxin — its product is MRFLDANIFIYAYYKPKRQLSQKEKQMKDYAKKIVNDISQGKEEVVTTVVHLSEIVNILKHSISPEQLTNIILGLFMLKNVKIYGVSEKAYFAATELGADLKLDPNDALAIDFMHLNNLKEIYSFDEDFDKVKGIERLPKL